In the Dyella humicola genome, CCGCGAGCCGTTCGCTCCAGCGCCTGCACATCCTTGGGAAAACACGAGCCACCGTAGCCGGCACCCGGATAGATGAAGTGGTAGCCAATGCGCGGATCGGAGCCGATGCCTTGGCGCACCAGCTCAACATCGGCACCCACCCGTTCGGCGATATTGGCGATCTCGTTCATGAAGCTGATCTTCGTAGCCAGCATGGCGTTTGCCGCGTACTTGGTCAGCTCGGCAGAACGTTCGTCCATCACCACCGTGCGTTCGTGGTTACGGTTGAACGGTGCGTAGAGTTTGCGCAACACATTCACCGCACGCTCGCTGGAGCTGCCGATGATGATGCGATCGGGACGCAGGCAATCCTCCACCGCATCGCCTTCCTTCAAGAACTCCGGATTGGAGACGACATCAAACTCGACCGAAACGCCACGCGCCGCCAACTCGCCGGCAATCGCTTCGCGCACACGATCCGCGGTGCCGACTGGCACGGTCGATTTGTTGACGACGACCGTGTAACGCTCCAGATGCTTGCCGATGGTTCGCGCAACACCCAGCACATACCTGAGGTCGGCACTGCCGTCCTCGTCGGGCGGCGTACCCACGGCGATAAAGACCACCTGGCCGTGCTCGATGGCCGGTTCCGGGTCAACAGTGAAATCAAGCTGCCCGCTGGCGTGGTTGCGCTTGACGATCGGCTCCAGGCCGGGCTCGTAGATCGGAATCTCGCCGCGCTTGAGGCGCTCGACCTTGCTCGCATCGATATCGACGCAGACAACGTGGTTACCCATTTCAGCCAGGCAGGCACCGGTGACCAGTCCCACATAGCCCGTGCCAAAAATGGTGACCTTCATTGTCGCGAGAACTCCTGGAAGCAAGACCACAGATTCTAGCAGGCCACGCGGCAAGCCTGGTTTACCGCCACTGCCAGCGCAACGCGTCAGCGGCACCTTTCATTCACGTCAGGCACGACATGCCATCCCCATAAAAGCAACGGGGCGCGAATTGCTTCGCGCCCCGTTGCTAGTCTTGAAGCTTAGCTGGCGCTTACTTCGCGCCGGCCGGCTGTTCGCCGCCCTGGGTCGGACCGGTCTTGACCAGGTTCACGTCGAAGACGATCGTCGCATTCGGCGGGAAGCCGTTCTGCGGCTGCGCACCGTAGGCGATGTTGGACGGGATGAAGAACTTGTAGTGGCCGCCAACCTGCATCATCTGGATGCCTTCACGGAAACCCGGAATCACGCCAGCGAGCGGGATCGAAGCCGGGCCGCCACCTTCGTGCTTGGCCGAATCGTCAAACACTTCGCCATTGACGAAGCTGCCGACATAGGTCACCTGCACGGTGTCGCTCGGACCCGGACGGGCACCGGTACCCTGGCTGATCACCTGGTACTGCAGGCCCGAAGCGGTGGTCTTCACACCAGGAGCGGCCTTGTTCTTGGCCAGGAAGGCTTCGCCTTCCGTCTTGTTCTTGGTGGCGACCTGGGTGTACTCGGCCTTGGCCTTGGCCTGCAGATTGGCCACAAATGCGTCACGAACCTGCTTGGCTTCCGCCTCGCTCATGGTCGGCTTCTGGCCGGACAGGGCGGACTGCAGCGCACGGGCGACCGTGGCCGGATCCACTTCTTCACGGACCAGCGGCGGCAGCGAGCTCGCCAGATCCCAACCGACGACGTAGCTGGCCTTGGTCTTGTCGACCGTGCCGGCTGCAGGAGCAGCGGCGGGGGCTGCAGCAGCCGGCTTGGCAGCCTGTGCGTGCACGCCAGCGGTCAGGCCCAGTGCAACAGCCAGCGCGGCCGCCGTCAGCGTGGGACGCAGAAAATGCTTCATGTGGAACTCCCTCGTATTTGGATATGCCGGCGCTACCGGACTAGCCCCCCCGATGGAGGCAGGCCCCGCATTGTGCGGCGCTTGTTGAGTCTTGGCAACGATGCCGGGCTATGACCGCCGATTCTCATCGAAAGTTCACGACGTGGCGCACTAACGTGGTTTTTTACGATTTCTACACGAAGCTTCGTGCTGGACATCGGTGCCGTCTTCACGCCACCCGGTCAACCGGGGCCGTCATCCGAGCGCCCCGGCTTGTCGATCGTGTCCCGCAAGGCGGCCTGCAAACGCGCATGTACGCGAACCAGGCCGCGCCAAAGCAACCACACCAGCAGCAGCAAAATCAGGATCAGCACGACGGCCACCTCACGCGGTGGCAGGATGGTCGAGGCCAGCGCGGCAACCAACAGGCCCAACACCCACATCGTCACCAACGGAATCACTCGCGCCAACAAAGCGCGAAGACGCATGTTGTAGGCGCCACCGATCCGCTCGGGGATGCCCAGTTCCGCCAACAGCATGCCCAGCGCAGAGGCCTTGCGGTACGCAGCGACGATCATCGGCAACGACACGAGTGCGGCAATGGACCACGCCAGACTACGCTTGATCTGCGGGCGGTCAGCCAGGAAATCCCAGTGAAAAACGCCGCGCCGATACAGAAAGGACATGATCAGGAACGCTGCCACCACCAGCATCATGTTGATGATCACGTGCCATACCAGGCGCCGGATCATCTTCATCACCACAGCACCCTGCTCGCCCAGACTCAGGCTGCCCATCCAGTACGTATAGGCGCCAAACACGCTGGTAAATCGATGGGGCAGGCGCCGCCCCAGCAAGCCGGCCAGAGGGTCGGCAGCGCGAATCAGGTAAGGCGTAAGGAACGTGGTAATCGCCGACACGGCCACGGCTACGGGATAAAGAAAGCCGCTGGTCACCTTGAGGCTTAGACCCAGTGACGCGATCACGAACGAAAATTCACCGATTTGCGCGAGTCCCATGCCGACGCGCAACGATGTGCGAGCGTCATTGCCCGCCACGAATGTACCGAAGCTGCAGGTAAGGACTTTGCCCACCACGACAACAACGGTGACGACCAGGATGGGCAACCAGTACGTCGAAAGCATGGCTGGATCGATCAGCATGCCGATCGCCACAAAAAACACGGCGCTGAACATGTCACGCACCGGACCAATGATGCGCTCGACGCGCTCAACGCTCTGCGATTCACCCACGATGGCGCCGATCAGGAAAGCACCCAGGGCGACGCTGTAGCCCATTTCCGTCACCAGCAGGCAAAAGCCGAAGCAAATGCCCAACACCGCCACCAGCAGCACATCGTCGCGGCTCACGCGGGCGATGTAATCGACCACGCGCGGCACCAGCAACAAGCCCACCACGAGCGACACCGCCATGAACAGCGTGAGTCGCCCGATCGCACTCATCGCCTCACCTGCTTCCAGGCCACCGGTGCTGGCAATGCCGGTAAGCAGGGCCATCAAGACGATGGCCAGTACGTCCTCGATGATCAGGATGCCGAACATCAGCTGGGCGAATCGCTCGCGCTTCAAACCCAGGTCGTCGAGCGCCTTCATGATGATCGTCGTCGACGACATCGACAGCATGGCGCCCAGGAACAACGCGTCCATCGTGCTCCAGCCGAAGAAGCGTCCAATTTCGTAGCCCAACCAGAGCATCAACACGATTTCGCATACGGCCGCCACCAGGGCCGCGCCACCGACTTCGCGCAGCTTTTTCAGGCTGAACTCCAGACCCAGCGCAAACAGCAGCAGGATCACGCCCAGCTCGGACATCGTGCGAATGGATTGCTCGTCGTGGATGAAGACGACGGGAAACGTATACGGCCCCACCAGCACGCCAGCGATGATGTATCCAAGCACGACCGGTTGACGCAGGCGCTGGAAGATCACCGTCGTCAGGCCCGCGATCAGCATGACGGTGGCAAGATCCTGGATGAATTGCAGATCGTGCATCGACAAAACCCGTGGGGACGTCGGGCAAGACTAGCAATCGGCCACGCGATCAGCAGCTTTTTACGTCAACGAGGTTTCCCGCCCTCGCCGCGCATCACCCATGATTCGATGTAACTGGTTGTTGTGATTCGTTCATGCCAAATTCTTGAAAAAATTTCGTCGCGAATGCTTGACGAAATCCCAATCCCGACCTATTCTTTCGGGCTTCCAGAGGCACGGGGCCATAGCTCAGCTGGGAGAGCGCCTGCATGGCATGCAGGAGGTCGGCGGTTCGATCCCGCCTGGCTCCACCAACAACTTAGACATGTCCCCATCGTCTAGAGGCCTAGGACATCACCCTTTCACGGTGGCGACCGGGGTTCGAATCCCCGTGGGGACGCCAAGTTGGATTTGGTAAGCGTCTGGAAGAAAAATGTGGAGCGGTAGTTCAGTCGGTTAGAATGCTGGCCTGTCACGCCGGAGGTCGCGGGTTCGAGTCCCGTCCGCTCCGCCACTTTACGAAGAGCCCGCCATTGGCGGGTTTTTTGTTGCCTGCAGAAAGCCGCGACGACACCGTAGGAGCGCACCCAGTGCGCGAAAAGCCTACGGTGCGGTAACGCCGGGGTCCCGCACTGGGGTGCGCTCCTACAAAGCAGCGTCAGCAGCGGAGTGATGACCTTCCAATCGCTCCAGGGTCCCCTTCGAATGCCCCTGCTCCGCCAGGTATTCCAGCCAGCGCGAGAGGAACCCGTTCATGCGCAGGCGATGCTGCAGCACCGTGTGCGCCGGCGGAAACGGCCCAAGCACCTGCCATAGGTGGCGTCCAGGATGACAGTGCAGCGCTTCGGCCACATGCGCGTCGGTATACATGCGCAACTGCGCCGAGGGTGATGGCTGCCCGGTATGCGCGTCGACGAAGTTATAGGTGAGCTCCAGTTCCAACGTATACGGATGCCGCTCCTGGATCTGCAGCCGCACGTCGAGCCCATCGTCCACGCTGGACACGTAGAAACCGGGCGGCAGCTCCTGTGGCGCAAACAGCTTGGCCAGCCGGTGATAGTTCTCCGCATACAGCCCCATCAGGAAGCCAAAGCGTCCCGGCAGTAAGGCATTGCGGCTGTCCAGTACGGCACTCATGGGCAGTAGGAACTCCTATGGCTCAGAACTCAGAACATAGTCCGCTCGATACCAAAGCGGTCGAAGATCTTGCTCGCAATTTCCTCGATGGAAACGTGCGTCGTGTTGAGGTTGGGAATACCCTCTCGGCGCATCAGCTTATCCGCCTGCGCAAGCTCCCAGCGGCACTGCTCAAGCGTCGCATAACGGCTGTTGGCGCGCCGCTGTTCGCGGATCTGCGCCAGTCGTTGCGCATCAATGGTGAGACCGAAAAGGCGGTCCTTGTAAGGACGCAACCTAGCCGGAAGTTCAAGCTTGTCCAGATCGTCGTCGGTCAACGGATAGTTGGCGGCACTGACACCGTAATGCAAGGCCATGTACAGACAGGTGGGCGTCTTGCCCGAACGCGACACGCCAACCAGGATCAGGTCGGCCTGGGCGTAATCCACATCGATGCCGTCGTCGTGCGACAGCGCATAGTTCGTCGCGTTGATGCGCGCTTCGTACTTGTCAAAGTCGACCAGGCCGTGCGAGCGGTTCACCATGCCGGAACGTTTGGCGCCCAGCTCATCCTCCAGCGGCCCGATAAACGGCGCGAATACGTCCAGCATCAGCGCGCCGCTTTCGGCCACGATTTCGCACAGATCACGCGATGCCATGGTATTGACCACGATCGGCCGCTGCCCGGTCTGTGCGTAGCGGGTCTTGATTCGGAGTGTCGCCGCTTCCGCCTTGTGGGCGTCGTCGATAAAGGGCAAGCGGTGCTTCTCGAACTGAACCCCTTCGAACTGGGCCAGAATACTGTTACCGATCGTCTCGGCCGTAATACCAGTGGAATCGGAGATGAAAAAAACCGTTCGCTGCATGGCTAACCCGAAGTCCCTGACTGTTCCTGGCGTCCACCTTAGCTCAACGTGTAAAGCCTGTCTTTGCTTGACTCGTACCTGACTGGTATGCAGCTGGCTTGGGTTTTGGCCGTAATGGTCTTCTTGTGCTCCGCACCATCGACAGCGGACAATACCAGTTCTTTGTAGCCCGGTTTCTGGCCAGCCGCGCCACCGATGACCTTTAATACCTACGAGCTCTTAAGGAGACTCCCTTGAACGACTTGGTGCTTTGGCTCGACACGCTGCGCATGACCGACCTGGGCAAGGTCGGCGGCAAGAATGCGTCGCTCGGCGAGATGATCGGTAATCTCGCCAAACTCGGTGTGTCCGTGCCTGGTGGTTTTGCCACCACGGCTGATGCGTTCCAGCAGTATCTCGACAAGAGCGGCGTGGCCAAACGTATCCAGGCGCGCCTGGCGACGCTGGACGTGGATGACGTCGAGGCGCTGACTGCAGCGGGCAAGGAAATCCGTGACTGGGTCACCGAGACGCCGCTGCCGACCGAGCTCGACCAGGCCGTCCGCGACGCCTACATCAAGCTCTGCAAGGACGCCGGCTCGGACAATATCGCCGTGGCCGTGCGTTCCTCCGCGACTGCCGAGGATCTGCCGGACGCATCGTTCGCTGGCCAGCAGGAGACCTTCCTCAACGTGGTCGGTATCGAGGACGTGCTGCACAAGGTGAAGGAAGTCTTTGCCTCGCTGTACAACGACCGCGCCATCGCCTACCGCGTGCACCAGGGCTTCAAGCACGAGGATGTCTTTCTCTCTGCTGGCGTGCAGCTGATGGTGCGCTCGGATGTGGGCGCTTCCGGCGTGCTGTTCACGCTGGACACCGAGTCCGGCTTCCGTGACGTGGTATTCGTCACCGGCAGCTACGGCCTCGGTGAGATGGTCGTACAGGGTGCGGTGAACCCAGATGAGTTCTACGTGTTCAAGCCCACGCTCAAGCAGGGCAAGCCAGCGGTGCTGCGTCGCAGCCTTGGCGCCAAGCAGCAGCGCATGGTGTATTCGGACAAGCCCGGCGAGCGCGTGCGGATCGAGGAAACCCCGGCCGAACTGCGCAACCGCTTCTGCATCAACGATGACGACGTGCAGGAATTGTCCAAGCAGGCCTTGGTGATCGAGCAACATTACGGTCGCCCGATGGATATCGAATGGGCGAAGGACGGCAACACCGGCAAGCTGTACGTCGTGCAGGCTCGCCCGGAAACGGTGAAGTCGCGCGCGCATGCCACCCAGCTCGAGCGCTTCCATCTCAACGAAAAGGGCAAGGTGCTGGCCGAGGGCCGCGCCATCGGCCAGAAGATCGGTGCCGGCAAGGCCCGTGTGATCCGTTCGCTGGCTGACATGAGCAAGGTGCAGCCCGGCGATGTGCTGATTGCCGACATGACCGACCCCGATTGGGAGCCGGTGATGAAGCGTGCCGCTGCCATCGTCACCAACCGCGGTGGCCGCACCTGCCACGCCGCCATCATCGCCCGCGAACTGGGTGTGCCGGCCGTCGTCGGCACCGGCAACGGCCTGGACGTTATTCCCGATGGCGCAGAAGTGACCGTGTCCTGCGCCGAGGGCGACACCGGCATGATCTACCAGGGCGTGCTGAAGTTTGAGCGCGTCACCGCGGACCTGGGCGACATGCCCGAAGCGCCGCTGAAGATCATGATGAACGTGGCCAACCCGGAGCGTGCGTTCGACTTCGGCATGCTGCCGAACGCAGGCATCGGCCTGGCGCGCCTGGAAATGATCATCGCCAGCCATATCGGCGTGCATCCGAAGGCACTGCTGGAATATGCCAAGCAGGACGCCGAAACCAAGAAGAAGATCGACGAACGCATGGCCGGCTACGCCGACCCGGTGTCGTTCTATGTCGACCGTCTGGCGGAAGGCATCGCCACCATCGCCGCCTCGGT is a window encoding:
- a CDS encoding UDP-glucose dehydrogenase family protein, whose protein sequence is MKVTIFGTGYVGLVTGACLAEMGNHVVCVDIDASKVERLKRGEIPIYEPGLEPIVKRNHASGQLDFTVDPEPAIEHGQVVFIAVGTPPDEDGSADLRYVLGVARTIGKHLERYTVVVNKSTVPVGTADRVREAIAGELAARGVSVEFDVVSNPEFLKEGDAVEDCLRPDRIIIGSSSERAVNVLRKLYAPFNRNHERTVVMDERSAELTKYAANAMLATKISFMNEIANIAERVGADVELVRQGIGSDPRIGYHFIYPGAGYGGSCFPKDVQALERTARGVGYDARLLGAVEAVNHDQKSKLFELISRHFDGQLAGKTVALWGLAFKPNTDDMREASSRNLMEALWAAGARVRAFDPEAGKETHRIYGDRDELSLCDGAYQALDGADVLAIVTEWKAFRSPDFQRIRGMLKSPAIFDGRNLYDPAAVEEAGLAYYGIGRGRSLRR
- a CDS encoding FKBP-type peptidyl-prolyl cis-trans isomerase codes for the protein MKHFLRPTLTAAALAVALGLTAGVHAQAAKPAAAAPAAAPAAGTVDKTKASYVVGWDLASSLPPLVREEVDPATVARALQSALSGQKPTMSEAEAKQVRDAFVANLQAKAKAEYTQVATKNKTEGEAFLAKNKAAPGVKTTASGLQYQVISQGTGARPGPSDTVQVTYVGSFVNGEVFDDSAKHEGGGPASIPLAGVIPGFREGIQMMQVGGHYKFFIPSNIAYGAQPQNGFPPNATIVFDVNLVKTGPTQGGEQPAGAK
- a CDS encoding cation:proton antiporter, with the translated sequence MHDLQFIQDLATVMLIAGLTTVIFQRLRQPVVLGYIIAGVLVGPYTFPVVFIHDEQSIRTMSELGVILLLFALGLEFSLKKLREVGGAALVAAVCEIVLMLWLGYEIGRFFGWSTMDALFLGAMLSMSSTTIIMKALDDLGLKRERFAQLMFGILIIEDVLAIVLMALLTGIASTGGLEAGEAMSAIGRLTLFMAVSLVVGLLLVPRVVDYIARVSRDDVLLVAVLGICFGFCLLVTEMGYSVALGAFLIGAIVGESQSVERVERIIGPVRDMFSAVFFVAIGMLIDPAMLSTYWLPILVVTVVVVVGKVLTCSFGTFVAGNDARTSLRVGMGLAQIGEFSFVIASLGLSLKVTSGFLYPVAVAVSAITTFLTPYLIRAADPLAGLLGRRLPHRFTSVFGAYTYWMGSLSLGEQGAVVMKMIRRLVWHVIINMMLVVAAFLIMSFLYRRGVFHWDFLADRPQIKRSLAWSIAALVSLPMIVAAYRKASALGMLLAELGIPERIGGAYNMRLRALLARVIPLVTMWVLGLLVAALASTILPPREVAVVLILILLLLVWLLWRGLVRVHARLQAALRDTIDKPGRSDDGPG
- a CDS encoding DUF1249 domain-containing protein, encoding MSAVLDSRNALLPGRFGFLMGLYAENYHRLAKLFAPQELPPGFYVSSVDDGLDVRLQIQERHPYTLELELTYNFVDAHTGQPSPSAQLRMYTDAHVAEALHCHPGRHLWQVLGPFPPAHTVLQHRLRMNGFLSRWLEYLAEQGHSKGTLERLEGHHSAADAAL
- the ppsR gene encoding posphoenolpyruvate synthetase regulatory kinase/phosphorylase PpsR, producing the protein MQRTVFFISDSTGITAETIGNSILAQFEGVQFEKHRLPFIDDAHKAEAATLRIKTRYAQTGQRPIVVNTMASRDLCEIVAESGALMLDVFAPFIGPLEDELGAKRSGMVNRSHGLVDFDKYEARINATNYALSHDDGIDVDYAQADLILVGVSRSGKTPTCLYMALHYGVSAANYPLTDDDLDKLELPARLRPYKDRLFGLTIDAQRLAQIREQRRANSRYATLEQCRWELAQADKLMRREGIPNLNTTHVSIEEIASKIFDRFGIERTMF
- the ppsA gene encoding phosphoenolpyruvate synthase is translated as MNDLVLWLDTLRMTDLGKVGGKNASLGEMIGNLAKLGVSVPGGFATTADAFQQYLDKSGVAKRIQARLATLDVDDVEALTAAGKEIRDWVTETPLPTELDQAVRDAYIKLCKDAGSDNIAVAVRSSATAEDLPDASFAGQQETFLNVVGIEDVLHKVKEVFASLYNDRAIAYRVHQGFKHEDVFLSAGVQLMVRSDVGASGVLFTLDTESGFRDVVFVTGSYGLGEMVVQGAVNPDEFYVFKPTLKQGKPAVLRRSLGAKQQRMVYSDKPGERVRIEETPAELRNRFCINDDDVQELSKQALVIEQHYGRPMDIEWAKDGNTGKLYVVQARPETVKSRAHATQLERFHLNEKGKVLAEGRAIGQKIGAGKARVIRSLADMSKVQPGDVLIADMTDPDWEPVMKRAAAIVTNRGGRTCHAAIIARELGVPAVVGTGNGLDVIPDGAEVTVSCAEGDTGMIYQGVLKFERVTADLGDMPEAPLKIMMNVANPERAFDFGMLPNAGIGLARLEMIIASHIGVHPKALLEYAKQDAETKKKIDERMAGYADPVSFYVDRLAEGIATIAASVYPKPVIVRLSDFKSNEYAGLIGGSRYEPHEENPMIGYRGASRYVDPGFAASFALECKAVKRVREVMGLDNIWVMIPFVRTLGEGRKVIEVLAKNGLKQREHDLKIIMMCEVPSNALLAAEFLEIFDGFSIGSNDLTQLTLGLDRDSSIVANLFDERDPAVKKLLAMAIHTAREKGKYVGICGQGPSDHPDLAEWLMDQGIESVSLNPDTVVDTWLRLAKRKSA